The nucleotide window TATCAGGCGCTAGTAGCCGGTTTAGTCTGCACATTTTCCAGCATACGACGAACCGGAACAATGAGGACGATCAGTACCGCGGCACAGATAACCAGTGCAATGGAGCAGCGAGCGAAGAGATCCGGCAGCATATCAAGCTGGTCTGCCTTCACGTGACCACCAATCAGACCCGCCGCCAGGTTACCCAGCGCACTCGCACAGAACCACAGCCCCATCATCTGCCCACGCATTCTTTCCGGAGCCAGCAGCGTCATGGTCGCCAGACCAATCGGGCTCAGGCACAGCTCGCCAAGCGTCAGCATCAGGATGCTGCCCACCAGCCAGAACGGAGAAACGCCTGCGCCACCGTTGTTCAGCACGTTCTGCGCCGCCAGCATCATCAGGCCAAAACCCGCCGCAGCGCAGAGAATACCGATAACAAACTTGGTGATGCTGCCCGGACGAATGTCCATGCTGGCAAGCTTCGGCCATGCCCAGCTAAACACCGGTGCCAGCAGGATAATGAACAACGCGTTGACCGACTGGAACCACACGGCCGGAATTTCAAAACCACCGATCATGCGATTAGTGTAGTCGTTAGCGAACAGGTTAAATGACGTTGGCTTTTGCTCAAACGCAGACCAGAAGAACGCAGCGGAAACCAGCAGGATAAAGCAGACCAGCAGTCTGGCACGCTCTTTACGGGTCAGGCCGGCAAAGACGAACAGATAAACAAAGTAGAGGGCAACGGACACCGCGATCACGTACACCAGCATGCTGGCAATCGCGACCGGCCTAATCACAATCACGCCCTGTGCAATCAGCGTAACGATAACCGCAACACCCGCTGCCAGCGCCAGCAGCCAGGTTCC belongs to Enterobacter cloacae and includes:
- a CDS encoding MFS transporter, which gives rise to MQSSVNQKESRTFFGHPYPLGSLFFTEMWERFSFYGIRPLLILFMAATVYDGGMGLARENASAIVGIFAGTMYLAALPGGWLADNWLGQQRAVWYGSILIALGHLSIALSAIMGDNLFFIGLMFIVMGSGLFKTCISVMVGTLYKKGDARRDGGFSLFYMGINMGSFIAPLISGWLIKSHGWHWGFGIGGIGMLVALIIFRVFAVPAMKRYDSEVGLDSTWNSPVVKRNGVGTWLLALAAGVAVIVTLIAQGVIVIRPVAIASMLVYVIAVSVALYFVYLFVFAGLTRKERARLLVCFILLVSAAFFWSAFEQKPTSFNLFANDYTNRMIGGFEIPAVWFQSVNALFIILLAPVFSWAWPKLASMDIRPGSITKFVIGILCAAAGFGLMMLAAQNVLNNGGAGVSPFWLVGSILMLTLGELCLSPIGLATMTLLAPERMRGQMMGLWFCASALGNLAAGLIGGHVKADQLDMLPDLFARCSIALVICAAVLIVLIVPVRRMLENVQTKPATSA